A portion of the Candidatus Delongbacteria bacterium genome contains these proteins:
- a CDS encoding response regulator: MKKYSVIIIDDEQAIGEYVTMKLEESEPNFECKYISNPLKTLRLSSSPDLFIIDIVMPEINGIDLAERLRQIDIFKNTPIIFYSSERGTEEKLRVFSDKVKALAFVNKNEDGIESLLNEIKSIFWKNVVQTNSKDLVLLREAGKALEHHSGQLLQVIKTYAELIDRKLSKSDDEISRVLASYSKHIVKNTEKLKDTISGIRRVKSLELSNIGEGDKILNIMDKNDKE, from the coding sequence ATGAAAAAGTATAGTGTAATTATCATTGATGATGAACAGGCAATAGGCGAGTATGTTACCATGAAGCTTGAAGAGTCTGAACCAAATTTTGAATGTAAGTATATTTCAAATCCTCTAAAAACTTTAAGATTATCGTCATCACCTGATCTTTTCATTATAGATATAGTAATGCCTGAAATTAATGGTATCGATCTTGCCGAGAGACTAAGACAAATTGATATTTTTAAAAACACTCCAATAATATTTTATTCATCGGAAAGAGGTACTGAGGAAAAACTTAGGGTGTTTTCTGACAAAGTAAAAGCCCTCGCATTTGTAAATAAAAATGAGGATGGTATAGAGTCATTGCTAAATGAAATTAAAAGTATTTTTTGGAAAAATGTGGTACAAACGAACAGTAAAGATTTAGTTCTTTTGAGAGAAGCTGGGAAGGCTTTGGAACATCACAGTGGACAACTTCTTCAAGTGATTAAAACTTATGCCGAGTTAATTGATAGAAAATTAAGTAAAAGTGATGATGAAATATCGAGGGTTTTAGCATCTTACAGCAAACATATTGTTAAAAATACTGAAAAATTGAAAGATACAATTTCGGGAATCAGAAGAGTAAAATCGCTAGAACTTTCGAATATTGGTGAAGGAGATAAAATTTTAAATATTATGGATAAAAATGATAAAGAGTAA
- a CDS encoding TIGR02757 family protein, producing the protein MIKSKLDKYWKLYEKVDFIKDDPISFPHRFIENEDIITAGFIAAVIAQGRRTAIMKNLNILFGIIGSTPANYIENFDYKTEKERLLPFLHFAYRNITEKEITPFFYFLSQIMRTYGNLYNFFKLCYVENNPVETLHNIMDTLHKCSLPKGYEFSPALKMMLAHPANGSSCKRINMFLRWMVRKSEVDFGIFDFYNKSDLLIPLDTHVARISRELGLTSRKQNDMKTAVEITESLKKIDESDPIKYDFALFGYGINKGEDL; encoded by the coding sequence ATGATAAAGAGTAAATTGGATAAATATTGGAAATTATACGAAAAGGTTGATTTTATAAAGGATGATCCAATTAGTTTCCCTCACAGATTTATCGAAAATGAGGATATAATTACTGCTGGATTCATAGCTGCGGTCATTGCTCAGGGAAGAAGAACGGCAATTATGAAAAATCTAAATATTCTTTTTGGAATCATAGGTAGTACTCCAGCTAATTATATAGAAAATTTTGATTACAAAACAGAAAAGGAAAGACTTTTACCTTTTCTCCACTTTGCCTATAGGAACATAACTGAAAAAGAGATAACCCCTTTTTTCTATTTTCTTTCACAGATTATGAGAACATATGGAAACTTGTATAATTTTTTCAAATTATGTTATGTCGAAAACAATCCTGTTGAAACATTACATAATATTATGGATACTTTACATAAATGCTCTCTTCCTAAAGGCTATGAGTTTTCTCCAGCTTTAAAAATGATGCTGGCTCATCCTGCGAATGGCTCATCCTGTAAACGAATAAATATGTTTCTGAGATGGATGGTCAGAAAAAGTGAAGTGGATTTTGGAATATTTGATTTTTACAATAAAAGTGATCTTTTAATTCCGCTAGATACTCACGTAGCAAGAATATCAAGAGAACTCGGACTAACAAGTAGAAAGCAAAACGATATGAAAACAGCTGTAGAAATTACGGAATCTTTAAAAAAAATTGATGAGAGTGATCCTATTAAATATGACTTTGCTCTTTTCGGATACGGAATTAACAAAGGAGAAGATTTATGA